A genome region from Ligilactobacillus cholophilus includes the following:
- a CDS encoding Mini-ribonuclease 3, whose protein sequence is MIADYNQMNGIALAYIGDAIYEVYVRQHLLQKGFTKPTKLHHLATRYVSAKAQAFLVNEMEKADFLSQDELEYFRRGRNAKSHTSAKNTSVMTYRISTGFEALFGYLYLSEQNERLTELANWCIAKIEEGNLHGKAIK, encoded by the coding sequence ATGATTGCAGATTATAATCAAATGAACGGAATTGCTTTAGCATATATTGGTGATGCAATTTATGAAGTATATGTACGACAACATTTATTACAAAAGGGTTTTACTAAACCAACCAAATTACATCATTTAGCAACTAGATACGTTTCAGCTAAAGCACAGGCATTTTTAGTAAATGAGATGGAAAAAGCTGATTTTTTAAGTCAAGATGAATTAGAATATTTCCGACGTGGTAGAAATGCTAAAAGTCATACATCTGCTAAAAATACTTCAGTAATGACTTATCGAATTTCTACTGGATTTGAAGCATTGTTTGGCTATTTATATCTTAGTGAGCAAAATGAACGGTTAACAGAATTAGCTAATTGGTGTATTGCAAAGATTGAGGAGGGAAATTTGCATGGAAAAGCAATTAAATAA